Proteins encoded together in one Musa acuminata AAA Group cultivar baxijiao chromosome BXJ3-6, Cavendish_Baxijiao_AAA, whole genome shotgun sequence window:
- the LOC103989933 gene encoding protein PROTON GRADIENT REGULATION 5, chloroplastic, whose amino-acid sequence MAASLTAAGCRALPSSFHGSWTSSFAGEDRAALARHVTVVLVRAARPRRSSPRMGNVNEGKGLFAPVVVLVRNIIGRKRFNQLRGKAIALHSQVITEFCRTIGADGKQRQGLIRLAKKNGEKLGFLA is encoded by the exons ATGGCTGCCTCGCTGACGGCCGCGGGGTGCAGAGCCCTCCCTTCCTCCTTCCATGGAAGCTGGACCAGCTCCTTCGCGGGTGAAGACCGCGCAGCGTTGGCCAGGCACGTCACCGTGGTCTTGGTTCGAGCTGCTCGGCCGCGGCGGTCATCTCCTAGGATGGGCAACGTGAACGAAGGCAAAGGCCTCTTCGCGCCGGTCGTCGTGCTGGTTCGCAACATCATCGGTCGCAAGCGATTCAATCAGCTCAGGGGGAAGGCTATCGCTCTCCATTCACAG GTGATCACAGAGTTCTGCAGGACTATAGGTGCTGATGGTAAACAGAGGCAAGGTTTGATCCGATTGGCCAAAAAGAACGGGGAGAAGCTTGGATTCCTGGCATGA
- the LOC135640924 gene encoding cucumber peeling cupredoxin-like, whose translation MDLYKSSFASFLFLARLLPQSAIEVRRSRANRRGRGRTGGMAEAHRTLLLLVVAMSCLVTVSQAHQKIHIVGGSYGWKIPPNKTFYEEWANKQSFFVGDKLMFLYTTGLQNVIEVSEEEEFTYCKQTNVEDVQFVGPTILELTKVGVHYFYCSIGLHCEGGQKLHVNVTDEATA comes from the exons ATGGATCTATATAAGTCTTCCTTTGCTTCGTTCTTGTTCCTTGCTCGTTTGCTCCCCCAATCAGCCATAGAGGTGAGACGGTCGAGAGCTaacagaaggggaaggggaagaacAGGGGGGATGGCAGAAGCGCACCGCACCCTCTTGCTCCTGGTGGTCGCCATGAGTTGCCTTGTGACAGTGTCACAAGCCCACCAAAAGATCCACATCGTCGGAGGCAGCTATGGGTGGAAGATCCCACCCAACAAGACATTCTATGAGGAATGGGCTAATAAACAGAGCTTCTTCGTGGGGGATAAGCTCA TGTTCTTGTACACGACGGGGTTGCAAAACGTGATAGAGGTGTCTGAGGAGGAGGAGTTCACCTATTGCAAGCAGACCAACGTGGAGGACGTGCAGTTCGTGGGACCCACCATCCTGGAGCTGACGAAGGTCGGTGTCCACTACTTCTACTGCAGCATTGGCCTGCACTGCGAGGGCGGTCAGAAGCTCCACGTCAACGTCACCGATGAAGCCACCGCGTGA